One genomic region from Cydia strobilella chromosome 27, ilCydStro3.1, whole genome shotgun sequence encodes:
- the LOC134753465 gene encoding uncharacterized protein LOC134753465 codes for MFLIVPEDVPMALIGIYGFSPPLRAGKDHRVGFGFRFGSHADFQVMYEFGPQMRTKPLQPIKIRSAAYRQRVTRRRPLLELLLRAGLLQVAEAEAEVTYDDDLDQPR; via the exons ATGTTCCTGATAGTGCCTGAAGACGTGCCGATGGCGCTCATCGGCATCTACGGGTTCTCACCACCGCTTCGTGCTG GCAAGGACCACCGCGTGGGTTTTGGCTTCCGGTTCGGCAGCCACGCCGATTTTCAGGTCATGTACGAGTTTGGGCCGCAGATGCGCACCAAACCCCTTCAGCCTATCa AAATTCGTTCGGCAGCATACAGACAACGCGTGACGCGGCGGCGACCGCTGCTGGAGTTGTTACTACGAGCTGGCTTGCTGCAAGTAGCTGAAGCAGAGGCTGAAGTCACGTACGACGATGACTTGGACCAGCCCAGATAG